Proteins co-encoded in one Medicago truncatula cultivar Jemalong A17 chromosome 8, MtrunA17r5.0-ANR, whole genome shotgun sequence genomic window:
- the LOC25502249 gene encoding serine/threonine-protein kinase STY13 has product MLDGGAKFPIDLNKNNNNFYDFSQGFYHKLGEGTNMSIDSVGSLQTSNGGGSVAMSIDNSSVGSNDSHTRMLDHQGLKRRANDNYSVAHSANRRGRVTHALSDDALAQALMDNNSPTEGLENFEEWTIDLRKLNMGEAFAQGAFGKLYRGTYNGEDVAIKILERPENDTSKAQLMEQQFQQEVMMLATLKHPNIVRFIGACRKPMVWCIVTEYAKGGSVRQFLTKRQNRSVPLKLAVKQALDVARGMAYVHGLGLIHRDLKSDNLLIFGDKSIKIADFGVARIEVQTEGMTPETGTYRWMAPEMIQHRPYTQKVDVYSFGIVLWELITGMLPFQNMTAVQAAFAVVNRNVRPILPNDCLPVLREIMTRCWDPNPDVRPPFAEIVAMLESAEIEVMTTVRKARFRCCITQPMTAE; this is encoded by the exons ATGTTGGACGGTGGCGCCAAGTTCCCCATAGATCTCAACAAGAATAATAACAACTTTTACGATTTCTCCCAAGGCTTTTACCACAAGCTTGGTGAGGGTACCAATATGTCAATCGACAGTGTCGGGAGCTTGCAAACAAGCAACGGTGGAGGATCGGTTGCAATGTCGATTGATAACAGCAGTGTTGGGTCCAATGATTCCCATACCCGCATGTTGGATCATCAAGGGTTGAAGAGGCGTGCCAATGATAACTATTCTGTTGCACACAGCGCCAATCGTCGGGGAAGAGTTACTCATGCATTGAGCGACGATGCTTTAGCTCAAGCTCTGATGGACAATAATTCTCCGACTGAGGGgcttgaaaattttgaagagtGGACAATTGATTTGAGGAAGCTAAATATGGGTGAGGCTTTTGCTCAAGGAGCTTTTGGGAAACTCTACAGAGGTACTTACAACGGGGAGGATGTCGCTATCAAAATCTTGGAGAGACCTGAAAATGATACATCAAAGGCTCAGTTGATGGAACAGCAATTTCAACAGGAGGTTATGATGCTGGCTACCCTGAAGCATCCCAACATAGTTCGTTTCATAGGTGCATGCCGTAAACCTATGGTGTGGTGCATTGTTACTGAGTATGCTAAGGGTGGATCTGTTCGGCAGTTCTTAACCAAGCGCCAAAACCGATCAGTTCCCCTCAAACTAGCTGTCAAACAAGCTTTGGATGTTGCAAGAGGCATGGCATATGTTCATGGTCTGGGATTGATCCACAGGGACTTGAAATCCGACAACCTTTTGATTTTTGGTGACAAGTCAATCAAAATTGCCGACTTTGGAGTAGCTCGGATTGAGGTGCAAACTGAAGGAATGACTCCCGAGACTGGAACATACCGTTGGATGGCTCC GGAGATGATCCAACATAGGCCTTACACACAGAAAGTGGATGTATATAGCTTTGGGATTGTTCTCTGGGAGCTCATCACTGGTATGCTTCCATTTCAGAACATGACAGCAGTACAGGCAGCATTTGCAGTTGTCAACAGAAATGTCCGCCCAATCTTGCCCAATGATTGTTTGCCTGTTCTCCGTGAAATCATGACTAGGTGCTGGGATCCCAACCCCGATGTTAGGCCACCATTTGCTGAAATTGTAGCAATGCTTGAAAGTGCTGAGATTGAGGTCATGACAACAGTTCGGAAGGCCAGATTCAGGTGCTGCATAACCCAACCAATGACAGCGGAGTGA